A portion of the Echeneis naucrates chromosome 5, fEcheNa1.1, whole genome shotgun sequence genome contains these proteins:
- the ampd2a gene encoding AMP deaminase 2 isoform X2 → MSDDLCGVSGSKPLRPQRSLPGTPVSFSHHPIDLRTSMEEKYKEIAEELFTLSMAESEMRSAPYEFPEDSPIEQLEERRHRLERQISQDIKLEPEILIRAKQDFMKIDSVADLESMKEQSVETVDDGFKERDMPMEREYQRVSISGEEKCGVPFTDLVDAAKCVVKALFIREKYINRSMQSFCKTTAHALQELGMKPLDLRVYDDIPETPVDADAPVHPPVSETHPYDNQDPKNMPLDAGYGCKMVDGVVHVYTKKNNMDKSTELDLPYPDLKEYIADMNVMMALIINGPVKSFCYRRLQYLSSKFQMHILLNEMKELAAQKKVPHRDFYNIRKVDTHIHASSCMNQKHLLRFIKKAMKKYPEEIVHIEHGRGQTLKEVFESMNLTAFDLSVDTLDVHADRNTFHRFDKFNSKYNPIGESILREIFIKTDNHIEGIYFAHIVKEVMYDLEESKYQNSELRLSIYGRSRDEWEKLAQWAVKHRVYSDNVRWLVQVPRLFDVYHTKKQLANFQEMLENIFLPLFEVTINPHSHPELHLFLEHVVGFDSVDDESKPEHHIFNLDSPLPADWTEEDNPPYSYYLYYTYANMTVLNHLRRRRGFHTFVLRPHCGEAGPIHHLVSGFMLSENISHGLLLRKAPVLQYLYYLAQIGIAMSPLSNNSLFLSYHRNPLPEYLSRGLMVSLSTDDPLQFHFTKEPLMEEYSIAAQVWKLSSCDMCELARNSVLMSGFSHKAKSYWLGPSYSKEGPESNDIRRTNVPDIRVAYRSETLSEELHLIIHAVRTEDSADEEDSLSMGPLPGQR, encoded by the exons ATGTCCGACG ATCTGTGTGGTGTGTCTGGCTCCAAGCCTCTCAGGCCCCAGCGATCCCTACCAGGGACTCCTGTTTCTTTCTCACACCACCCCATTGACCTGAGAACATCCATGGAAGAAAAGTACAAAGAGATTGCTGAG GAGCTGTTCACACTCAGCATGGCAGAGAGCGAGATGCGAAGTGCTCCTTATGAGTTTCCAGAGGACAGCCCTATCGAACAGCTGGAGGAGCGCCGACACCGTCTAGAGAGGCAAATCAGCCAGGACATTAA GCTTGAGCCAGAGATCTTGATCCGCGCCAAACAGGACTTCATGAAAATCGACAGTGTGGCAGACCTAGA GTCAATGAAGGAGCAGAGTGTGGAGACAGTTGATGATGGCTTTAAGGAGAGGGATATGCCAATGGAGAGAGAGTACCAGCGGGTCTCAATATCTGGAGAGGAAAAGTGCGGG GTGCCTTTCACCGACCTGGTAGATGCTGCGAAGTGTGTGGTGAAGGCGTTATTCATCAGGGAGAAGTACATTAACCGATCCATGCAGAGCTTTTGTAAGACCACAGCTCACGCCTTACAGGAACTCGGCATGAAGCCTCTGGATCTCAGAGTCTATGATGACATCCCAGAGACTCCTGTAGATGCTG ATGCCCCGGTCCATCCACCTGTTTCTGAGACACACCCCTATGACAATCAAGACCCCAAGAATATGCCTTTAGACGCAGGATATGGTTGCAAGATGGTGGATGGAGTAGTCCATGTCTAtaccaagaaaaacaacatggacAA GAGCACAGAACTGGATCTGCCCTATCCTGACCTGAAGGAGTATATTGCAGACATGAATGTTATGATGGCCCTCATTATCAACGGccctgt GAAGTCTTTCTGCTACCGCCGCCTACAGTACCTAAGCTCTAAATTTCAGATGCACATCCTCCTGAATGAGATGAAGGAGTTAGCAGCTCAGAAGAAGGTTCCTCATAGAGACTTCTACAATATACGAAAG gttgacacacacatacatgcatcaTCCTGCATGAACCAGAAGCATCTGCTGCGATTCATCAAGAAAGCCATGAAAAAATATCCAGAAGAGATCGTTCACATTGAACATGGCCGGGGTCAGACGCTCAAGGAGGTGTTTGAGAGCATGAACCTGACGGCCTTTGACCTGAGTGTCGACACTCTCGACGTGCATGCG GACCGTAACACATTTCATCGATTTGACAAGTTCAATTCCAAATACAATCCCATTGGCGAATCTATCCTCAGAGAGATTTTCATCAAGACTGACAACCACATTGAAGGAATATACTTTGCACACATAGTCAAG GAGGTGATGTATGACTTGGAGGAGAGCAAGTACCAGAACTCTGAGTTGCGTCTGTCCATCTATGGCCGTTCCCGAGATGAATGGGAGAAGCTGGCTCAGTGGGCCGTCAAACACAGAGTGTACTCTGACAACGTGCGCTGGCTTGTCCAGGTGCCACGTCTCTT TGATGTGTACCACACAAAGAAGCAGCTGGCTAATTTCCAGGAAATGTTGGAGAATATCTTCTTACCTCTATTTGAAGTCACCATCAATCCCCACAGTCATCCTGAGCTGCATCTCTTCCTGGAACAT GTTGTGGGTTTTGACAGTGTGGACGATGAGTCTAAACCTGAGCACCACATTTTCAACCTTGACAGTCCGCTGCCAGCCGACTGGACAGAAGAAGACAACCCACCCTACTCCTACTACCTCTACTATACTTATGCCAATATGACCGTACTCAACCATTTGCGAAG GCGGCGAGGCTTCCATACGTTTGTCCTGCGACCTCACTGTGGGGAGGCGGGGCCGATCCACCACCTGGTTTCAGGTTTCATGTTATCAGAGAACATCTCTCATGGGCTGCTGCTCAGAAAG GCTCCCGTGCTGCAGTATCTTTACTACCTAGCACAAATTGGCATTGCCATGTCACCACTGAGTAACAACAGCCTGTTCCTCAGTTACCATCGCAACCCACTGCCGGAGTACCTCTCCAGAGGCCTCATGGTCTCTCTGTCCACTGATGATCCTCTTCAGTTCCACTTCACCAAG GAGCCTCTGATGGAGGAGTACAGCATCGCTGCTCAGGTGTGGAAACTAAGCTCCTGTGACATGTGTGAGCTGGCGAGAAACAGTGTCCTCATGAGTGGGTTTTCACACAAG GCCAAAAGTTACTGGTTGGGTCCCAGTTATTCCAAAGAGGGTCCTGAAAGTAATGATATTCGTCGCACCAACGTTCCTGATATCCGCGTGGCGTACCGCAGTGAGACACTCTCTGAGGAGCTTCATCTCATCATTCACGCTGTGCGCACAGAGGACTCTGCTGATGAGGAGGACTCTCTGTCCATGGGCCCTCTGCCAGGCCAACGCTGA
- the ampd2a gene encoding AMP deaminase 2 isoform X3, whose translation MSDDLCGVSGSKPLRPQRSLPGTPVSFSHHPIDLRTSMEEKYKEIAEELFTLSMAESEMRSAPYEFPEDSPIEQLEERRHRLERQISQDIKSMKEQSVETVDDGFKERDMPMEREYQRVSISGEEKCGVPFTDLVDAAKCVVKALFIREKYINRSMQSFCKTTAHALQELGMKPLDLRVYDDIPETPVDADAPVHPPVSETHPYDNQDPKNMPLDAGYGCKMVDGVVHVYTKKNNMDKSTELDLPYPDLKEYIADMNVMMALIINGPVKSFCYRRLQYLSSKFQMHILLNEMKELAAQKKVPHRDFYNIRKVDTHIHASSCMNQKHLLRFIKKAMKKYPEEIVHIEHGRGQTLKEVFESMNLTAFDLSVDTLDVHADRNTFHRFDKFNSKYNPIGESILREIFIKTDNHIEGIYFAHIVKEVMYDLEESKYQNSELRLSIYGRSRDEWEKLAQWAVKHRVYSDNVRWLVQVPRLFDVYHTKKQLANFQEMLENIFLPLFEVTINPHSHPELHLFLEHVVGFDSVDDESKPEHHIFNLDSPLPADWTEEDNPPYSYYLYYTYANMTVLNHLRRRRGFHTFVLRPHCGEAGPIHHLVSGFMLSENISHGLLLRKAPVLQYLYYLAQIGIAMSPLSNNSLFLSYHRNPLPEYLSRGLMVSLSTDDPLQFHFTKEPLMEEYSIAAQVWKLSSCDMCELARNSVLMSGFSHKAKSYWLGPSYSKEGPESNDIRRTNVPDIRVAYRSETLSEELHLIIHAVRTEDSADEEDSLSMGPLPGQR comes from the exons ATGTCCGACG ATCTGTGTGGTGTGTCTGGCTCCAAGCCTCTCAGGCCCCAGCGATCCCTACCAGGGACTCCTGTTTCTTTCTCACACCACCCCATTGACCTGAGAACATCCATGGAAGAAAAGTACAAAGAGATTGCTGAG GAGCTGTTCACACTCAGCATGGCAGAGAGCGAGATGCGAAGTGCTCCTTATGAGTTTCCAGAGGACAGCCCTATCGAACAGCTGGAGGAGCGCCGACACCGTCTAGAGAGGCAAATCAGCCAGGACATTAA GTCAATGAAGGAGCAGAGTGTGGAGACAGTTGATGATGGCTTTAAGGAGAGGGATATGCCAATGGAGAGAGAGTACCAGCGGGTCTCAATATCTGGAGAGGAAAAGTGCGGG GTGCCTTTCACCGACCTGGTAGATGCTGCGAAGTGTGTGGTGAAGGCGTTATTCATCAGGGAGAAGTACATTAACCGATCCATGCAGAGCTTTTGTAAGACCACAGCTCACGCCTTACAGGAACTCGGCATGAAGCCTCTGGATCTCAGAGTCTATGATGACATCCCAGAGACTCCTGTAGATGCTG ATGCCCCGGTCCATCCACCTGTTTCTGAGACACACCCCTATGACAATCAAGACCCCAAGAATATGCCTTTAGACGCAGGATATGGTTGCAAGATGGTGGATGGAGTAGTCCATGTCTAtaccaagaaaaacaacatggacAA GAGCACAGAACTGGATCTGCCCTATCCTGACCTGAAGGAGTATATTGCAGACATGAATGTTATGATGGCCCTCATTATCAACGGccctgt GAAGTCTTTCTGCTACCGCCGCCTACAGTACCTAAGCTCTAAATTTCAGATGCACATCCTCCTGAATGAGATGAAGGAGTTAGCAGCTCAGAAGAAGGTTCCTCATAGAGACTTCTACAATATACGAAAG gttgacacacacatacatgcatcaTCCTGCATGAACCAGAAGCATCTGCTGCGATTCATCAAGAAAGCCATGAAAAAATATCCAGAAGAGATCGTTCACATTGAACATGGCCGGGGTCAGACGCTCAAGGAGGTGTTTGAGAGCATGAACCTGACGGCCTTTGACCTGAGTGTCGACACTCTCGACGTGCATGCG GACCGTAACACATTTCATCGATTTGACAAGTTCAATTCCAAATACAATCCCATTGGCGAATCTATCCTCAGAGAGATTTTCATCAAGACTGACAACCACATTGAAGGAATATACTTTGCACACATAGTCAAG GAGGTGATGTATGACTTGGAGGAGAGCAAGTACCAGAACTCTGAGTTGCGTCTGTCCATCTATGGCCGTTCCCGAGATGAATGGGAGAAGCTGGCTCAGTGGGCCGTCAAACACAGAGTGTACTCTGACAACGTGCGCTGGCTTGTCCAGGTGCCACGTCTCTT TGATGTGTACCACACAAAGAAGCAGCTGGCTAATTTCCAGGAAATGTTGGAGAATATCTTCTTACCTCTATTTGAAGTCACCATCAATCCCCACAGTCATCCTGAGCTGCATCTCTTCCTGGAACAT GTTGTGGGTTTTGACAGTGTGGACGATGAGTCTAAACCTGAGCACCACATTTTCAACCTTGACAGTCCGCTGCCAGCCGACTGGACAGAAGAAGACAACCCACCCTACTCCTACTACCTCTACTATACTTATGCCAATATGACCGTACTCAACCATTTGCGAAG GCGGCGAGGCTTCCATACGTTTGTCCTGCGACCTCACTGTGGGGAGGCGGGGCCGATCCACCACCTGGTTTCAGGTTTCATGTTATCAGAGAACATCTCTCATGGGCTGCTGCTCAGAAAG GCTCCCGTGCTGCAGTATCTTTACTACCTAGCACAAATTGGCATTGCCATGTCACCACTGAGTAACAACAGCCTGTTCCTCAGTTACCATCGCAACCCACTGCCGGAGTACCTCTCCAGAGGCCTCATGGTCTCTCTGTCCACTGATGATCCTCTTCAGTTCCACTTCACCAAG GAGCCTCTGATGGAGGAGTACAGCATCGCTGCTCAGGTGTGGAAACTAAGCTCCTGTGACATGTGTGAGCTGGCGAGAAACAGTGTCCTCATGAGTGGGTTTTCACACAAG GCCAAAAGTTACTGGTTGGGTCCCAGTTATTCCAAAGAGGGTCCTGAAAGTAATGATATTCGTCGCACCAACGTTCCTGATATCCGCGTGGCGTACCGCAGTGAGACACTCTCTGAGGAGCTTCATCTCATCATTCACGCTGTGCGCACAGAGGACTCTGCTGATGAGGAGGACTCTCTGTCCATGGGCCCTCTGCCAGGCCAACGCTGA
- the ampd2a gene encoding AMP deaminase 2 isoform X1 gives MRESSSVRASAPLSLYWPLRCSDLLSCSTKNTEGKMSSSSSTASSTTDGQGKPKTKSPFHKRGSLQSTTSPDLCGVSGSKPLRPQRSLPGTPVSFSHHPIDLRTSMEEKYKEIAEELFTLSMAESEMRSAPYEFPEDSPIEQLEERRHRLERQISQDIKLEPEILIRAKQDFMKIDSVADLESMKEQSVETVDDGFKERDMPMEREYQRVSISGEEKCGVPFTDLVDAAKCVVKALFIREKYINRSMQSFCKTTAHALQELGMKPLDLRVYDDIPETPVDADAPVHPPVSETHPYDNQDPKNMPLDAGYGCKMVDGVVHVYTKKNNMDNTELDLPYPDLKEYIADMNVMMALIINGPVKSFCYRRLQYLSSKFQMHILLNEMKELAAQKKVPHRDFYNIRKVDTHIHASSCMNQKHLLRFIKKAMKKYPEEIVHIEHGRGQTLKEVFESMNLTAFDLSVDTLDVHADRNTFHRFDKFNSKYNPIGESILREIFIKTDNHIEGIYFAHIVKEVMYDLEESKYQNSELRLSIYGRSRDEWEKLAQWAVKHRVYSDNVRWLVQVPRLFDVYHTKKQLANFQEMLENIFLPLFEVTINPHSHPELHLFLEHVVGFDSVDDESKPEHHIFNLDSPLPADWTEEDNPPYSYYLYYTYANMTVLNHLRRRRGFHTFVLRPHCGEAGPIHHLVSGFMLSENISHGLLLRKAPVLQYLYYLAQIGIAMSPLSNNSLFLSYHRNPLPEYLSRGLMVSLSTDDPLQFHFTKEPLMEEYSIAAQVWKLSSCDMCELARNSVLMSGFSHKAKSYWLGPSYSKEGPESNDIRRTNVPDIRVAYRSETLSEELHLIIHAVRTEDSADEEDSLSMGPLPGQR, from the exons ATGAGAGAGAGCTCCAGCGTTAGAGCTAGTGCTCCTCTCTCGCTCTACTGGCCGCTGCGCTGCTCTGACTTGCTCTCTTGTAGTACTAAGAATACAGAAGGCAAGatgtcatcctcttcctctaccGCTTCCTCCACCACTGATGGACAAGGGAAACCTAAAACCAAATCACCGTTTCACAAGAGGGGGAGTTTGCAGAGCACTACCAGCCCTG ATCTGTGTGGTGTGTCTGGCTCCAAGCCTCTCAGGCCCCAGCGATCCCTACCAGGGACTCCTGTTTCTTTCTCACACCACCCCATTGACCTGAGAACATCCATGGAAGAAAAGTACAAAGAGATTGCTGAG GAGCTGTTCACACTCAGCATGGCAGAGAGCGAGATGCGAAGTGCTCCTTATGAGTTTCCAGAGGACAGCCCTATCGAACAGCTGGAGGAGCGCCGACACCGTCTAGAGAGGCAAATCAGCCAGGACATTAA GCTTGAGCCAGAGATCTTGATCCGCGCCAAACAGGACTTCATGAAAATCGACAGTGTGGCAGACCTAGA GTCAATGAAGGAGCAGAGTGTGGAGACAGTTGATGATGGCTTTAAGGAGAGGGATATGCCAATGGAGAGAGAGTACCAGCGGGTCTCAATATCTGGAGAGGAAAAGTGCGGG GTGCCTTTCACCGACCTGGTAGATGCTGCGAAGTGTGTGGTGAAGGCGTTATTCATCAGGGAGAAGTACATTAACCGATCCATGCAGAGCTTTTGTAAGACCACAGCTCACGCCTTACAGGAACTCGGCATGAAGCCTCTGGATCTCAGAGTCTATGATGACATCCCAGAGACTCCTGTAGATGCTG ATGCCCCGGTCCATCCACCTGTTTCTGAGACACACCCCTATGACAATCAAGACCCCAAGAATATGCCTTTAGACGCAGGATATGGTTGCAAGATGGTGGATGGAGTAGTCCATGTCTAtaccaagaaaaacaacatggacAA CACAGAACTGGATCTGCCCTATCCTGACCTGAAGGAGTATATTGCAGACATGAATGTTATGATGGCCCTCATTATCAACGGccctgt GAAGTCTTTCTGCTACCGCCGCCTACAGTACCTAAGCTCTAAATTTCAGATGCACATCCTCCTGAATGAGATGAAGGAGTTAGCAGCTCAGAAGAAGGTTCCTCATAGAGACTTCTACAATATACGAAAG gttgacacacacatacatgcatcaTCCTGCATGAACCAGAAGCATCTGCTGCGATTCATCAAGAAAGCCATGAAAAAATATCCAGAAGAGATCGTTCACATTGAACATGGCCGGGGTCAGACGCTCAAGGAGGTGTTTGAGAGCATGAACCTGACGGCCTTTGACCTGAGTGTCGACACTCTCGACGTGCATGCG GACCGTAACACATTTCATCGATTTGACAAGTTCAATTCCAAATACAATCCCATTGGCGAATCTATCCTCAGAGAGATTTTCATCAAGACTGACAACCACATTGAAGGAATATACTTTGCACACATAGTCAAG GAGGTGATGTATGACTTGGAGGAGAGCAAGTACCAGAACTCTGAGTTGCGTCTGTCCATCTATGGCCGTTCCCGAGATGAATGGGAGAAGCTGGCTCAGTGGGCCGTCAAACACAGAGTGTACTCTGACAACGTGCGCTGGCTTGTCCAGGTGCCACGTCTCTT TGATGTGTACCACACAAAGAAGCAGCTGGCTAATTTCCAGGAAATGTTGGAGAATATCTTCTTACCTCTATTTGAAGTCACCATCAATCCCCACAGTCATCCTGAGCTGCATCTCTTCCTGGAACAT GTTGTGGGTTTTGACAGTGTGGACGATGAGTCTAAACCTGAGCACCACATTTTCAACCTTGACAGTCCGCTGCCAGCCGACTGGACAGAAGAAGACAACCCACCCTACTCCTACTACCTCTACTATACTTATGCCAATATGACCGTACTCAACCATTTGCGAAG GCGGCGAGGCTTCCATACGTTTGTCCTGCGACCTCACTGTGGGGAGGCGGGGCCGATCCACCACCTGGTTTCAGGTTTCATGTTATCAGAGAACATCTCTCATGGGCTGCTGCTCAGAAAG GCTCCCGTGCTGCAGTATCTTTACTACCTAGCACAAATTGGCATTGCCATGTCACCACTGAGTAACAACAGCCTGTTCCTCAGTTACCATCGCAACCCACTGCCGGAGTACCTCTCCAGAGGCCTCATGGTCTCTCTGTCCACTGATGATCCTCTTCAGTTCCACTTCACCAAG GAGCCTCTGATGGAGGAGTACAGCATCGCTGCTCAGGTGTGGAAACTAAGCTCCTGTGACATGTGTGAGCTGGCGAGAAACAGTGTCCTCATGAGTGGGTTTTCACACAAG GCCAAAAGTTACTGGTTGGGTCCCAGTTATTCCAAAGAGGGTCCTGAAAGTAATGATATTCGTCGCACCAACGTTCCTGATATCCGCGTGGCGTACCGCAGTGAGACACTCTCTGAGGAGCTTCATCTCATCATTCACGCTGTGCGCACAGAGGACTCTGCTGATGAGGAGGACTCTCTGTCCATGGGCCCTCTGCCAGGCCAACGCTGA
- the ampd2a gene encoding AMP deaminase 2 isoform X4 produces MEEKYKEIAEELFTLSMAESEMRSAPYEFPEDSPIEQLEERRHRLERQISQDIKLEPEILIRAKQDFMKIDSVADLESMKEQSVETVDDGFKERDMPMEREYQRVSISGEEKCGVPFTDLVDAAKCVVKALFIREKYINRSMQSFCKTTAHALQELGMKPLDLRVYDDIPETPVDADAPVHPPVSETHPYDNQDPKNMPLDAGYGCKMVDGVVHVYTKKNNMDKSTELDLPYPDLKEYIADMNVMMALIINGPVKSFCYRRLQYLSSKFQMHILLNEMKELAAQKKVPHRDFYNIRKVDTHIHASSCMNQKHLLRFIKKAMKKYPEEIVHIEHGRGQTLKEVFESMNLTAFDLSVDTLDVHADRNTFHRFDKFNSKYNPIGESILREIFIKTDNHIEGIYFAHIVKEVMYDLEESKYQNSELRLSIYGRSRDEWEKLAQWAVKHRVYSDNVRWLVQVPRLFDVYHTKKQLANFQEMLENIFLPLFEVTINPHSHPELHLFLEHVVGFDSVDDESKPEHHIFNLDSPLPADWTEEDNPPYSYYLYYTYANMTVLNHLRRRRGFHTFVLRPHCGEAGPIHHLVSGFMLSENISHGLLLRKAPVLQYLYYLAQIGIAMSPLSNNSLFLSYHRNPLPEYLSRGLMVSLSTDDPLQFHFTKEPLMEEYSIAAQVWKLSSCDMCELARNSVLMSGFSHKAKSYWLGPSYSKEGPESNDIRRTNVPDIRVAYRSETLSEELHLIIHAVRTEDSADEEDSLSMGPLPGQR; encoded by the exons ATGGAAGAAAAGTACAAAGAGATTGCTGAG GAGCTGTTCACACTCAGCATGGCAGAGAGCGAGATGCGAAGTGCTCCTTATGAGTTTCCAGAGGACAGCCCTATCGAACAGCTGGAGGAGCGCCGACACCGTCTAGAGAGGCAAATCAGCCAGGACATTAA GCTTGAGCCAGAGATCTTGATCCGCGCCAAACAGGACTTCATGAAAATCGACAGTGTGGCAGACCTAGA GTCAATGAAGGAGCAGAGTGTGGAGACAGTTGATGATGGCTTTAAGGAGAGGGATATGCCAATGGAGAGAGAGTACCAGCGGGTCTCAATATCTGGAGAGGAAAAGTGCGGG GTGCCTTTCACCGACCTGGTAGATGCTGCGAAGTGTGTGGTGAAGGCGTTATTCATCAGGGAGAAGTACATTAACCGATCCATGCAGAGCTTTTGTAAGACCACAGCTCACGCCTTACAGGAACTCGGCATGAAGCCTCTGGATCTCAGAGTCTATGATGACATCCCAGAGACTCCTGTAGATGCTG ATGCCCCGGTCCATCCACCTGTTTCTGAGACACACCCCTATGACAATCAAGACCCCAAGAATATGCCTTTAGACGCAGGATATGGTTGCAAGATGGTGGATGGAGTAGTCCATGTCTAtaccaagaaaaacaacatggacAA GAGCACAGAACTGGATCTGCCCTATCCTGACCTGAAGGAGTATATTGCAGACATGAATGTTATGATGGCCCTCATTATCAACGGccctgt GAAGTCTTTCTGCTACCGCCGCCTACAGTACCTAAGCTCTAAATTTCAGATGCACATCCTCCTGAATGAGATGAAGGAGTTAGCAGCTCAGAAGAAGGTTCCTCATAGAGACTTCTACAATATACGAAAG gttgacacacacatacatgcatcaTCCTGCATGAACCAGAAGCATCTGCTGCGATTCATCAAGAAAGCCATGAAAAAATATCCAGAAGAGATCGTTCACATTGAACATGGCCGGGGTCAGACGCTCAAGGAGGTGTTTGAGAGCATGAACCTGACGGCCTTTGACCTGAGTGTCGACACTCTCGACGTGCATGCG GACCGTAACACATTTCATCGATTTGACAAGTTCAATTCCAAATACAATCCCATTGGCGAATCTATCCTCAGAGAGATTTTCATCAAGACTGACAACCACATTGAAGGAATATACTTTGCACACATAGTCAAG GAGGTGATGTATGACTTGGAGGAGAGCAAGTACCAGAACTCTGAGTTGCGTCTGTCCATCTATGGCCGTTCCCGAGATGAATGGGAGAAGCTGGCTCAGTGGGCCGTCAAACACAGAGTGTACTCTGACAACGTGCGCTGGCTTGTCCAGGTGCCACGTCTCTT TGATGTGTACCACACAAAGAAGCAGCTGGCTAATTTCCAGGAAATGTTGGAGAATATCTTCTTACCTCTATTTGAAGTCACCATCAATCCCCACAGTCATCCTGAGCTGCATCTCTTCCTGGAACAT GTTGTGGGTTTTGACAGTGTGGACGATGAGTCTAAACCTGAGCACCACATTTTCAACCTTGACAGTCCGCTGCCAGCCGACTGGACAGAAGAAGACAACCCACCCTACTCCTACTACCTCTACTATACTTATGCCAATATGACCGTACTCAACCATTTGCGAAG GCGGCGAGGCTTCCATACGTTTGTCCTGCGACCTCACTGTGGGGAGGCGGGGCCGATCCACCACCTGGTTTCAGGTTTCATGTTATCAGAGAACATCTCTCATGGGCTGCTGCTCAGAAAG GCTCCCGTGCTGCAGTATCTTTACTACCTAGCACAAATTGGCATTGCCATGTCACCACTGAGTAACAACAGCCTGTTCCTCAGTTACCATCGCAACCCACTGCCGGAGTACCTCTCCAGAGGCCTCATGGTCTCTCTGTCCACTGATGATCCTCTTCAGTTCCACTTCACCAAG GAGCCTCTGATGGAGGAGTACAGCATCGCTGCTCAGGTGTGGAAACTAAGCTCCTGTGACATGTGTGAGCTGGCGAGAAACAGTGTCCTCATGAGTGGGTTTTCACACAAG GCCAAAAGTTACTGGTTGGGTCCCAGTTATTCCAAAGAGGGTCCTGAAAGTAATGATATTCGTCGCACCAACGTTCCTGATATCCGCGTGGCGTACCGCAGTGAGACACTCTCTGAGGAGCTTCATCTCATCATTCACGCTGTGCGCACAGAGGACTCTGCTGATGAGGAGGACTCTCTGTCCATGGGCCCTCTGCCAGGCCAACGCTGA